The genomic stretch CTCTAGGCAGCTTGTTTATTACAGTTTAAAATATGTTACAGCAATTGTTAGAATGAAGAATAAAACTGCTACAACAACTGTTATTCGTTGTAAAACTAACTCAAAACCACGAGCCTTTTGCTTGCCAAACAGTTGCTCAGCACCACCAGATATCGCACCTGATAAGCCGTTACTTTTACTAGATTGAAGCAGAACAAGAACAATCATAAGTACTGAAACAATAATTAATAGTACAGATAAAAACGTATGCATTTCTTCACCTCCACAGTAAAATACTGTTACTTCCTATTCTACTATGAAGAATACTATACTTCAATATGTGAGTACAATACTTATTTATTGATTTATTATAGTTTCATCTATCCAAGTTTTCACATCATGATGAACTTCATCTTTATTGATTTCATGAAGCATCTCATGGCGACCTTCTTCATATAATTTTAATTTTACATTTGTACATCCATTATCTTTATAAAGCTGATAGACCTTCTTTACACCAACGCCATTTTGACCAACTGGATCTTTATCTCCTGAAAAAATATAGATTGGAAGAGAAGTCGGTGTCTTCTTTATTTCTGCTTTACGATGTATCGTTCCAATGCCTCTTAACAGTTCACGGTAAAAGCTGGAAGAACAGATAAAACCACAAAACGGATCTTTTAAATATCGTTCAATCTCGGCTTCATCTCTAGTTAACCAATCATATCTCGTTTTTGGAAATTTAAAATGATTATTGAAGTTCCCAAAAGTTAAAAAATCTAATACTTTACTCCTCTTGCTAGCACCAATTAAAAATGCTTCAGCACTCGAAACAAAGACCCCTAATTTTCTTAACATGCCTGGATCGCATCCAGTTCCAGAAATAATTAGGCCATCATATAAGTTTCCTTTTAATTGAACAACTCTTCTACTTAAATAAGAGCCCATACTATGTCCAAATAATATCAATGGAATATCCTTTAGTTCTTTTCTAATCATCTTACTAATAAAAATGATATCCTTAGCTACTTCTTCCCAACCGATTTCTTCACCAAAAAAACCAAGATCATCTTCAATTACAGCAGTTTTCCCATGACCCCTCTGATCATGAATAAAGACTGCAAATTGATTATGAACTAAATATTCAATAAATTTCTCGTAAGCTCCACCATGCTCTGCCATTCCATGTACAATTTGAATTACAGCAATTGGTTCAGCAGGAATATACTTTCGCAAATAGATTTTAGTTCGATCCTTCGCCGAAATTAATCCTTCCCAATTATTCATTTTTATGCCCCTTCATCTCATATGTTGTAAAAGATACTAAAAAGAAAAAACAAATGAAATAGATTATTTCTATTCGTATGTTAATAAATGAAAATTCATCACCTAATAGTCTCCAAAAAACAATTGCTATTGAAAGAATAACAATAATAAATGGAAGTAAATATGTTTTAATAGTATACCAAATAAAATCTTTTAAGTATGCGAAAAAGTTCATAATTATCCTCCCAACTATTCGTCACCCATATCCCTAATTCAATATTAATTCAATTTTTATTTTTCTTGAGGTAATTTTCTAACAAATTTTCATCCATTTAATGAATTTTTTATGTCAAAGTTGAGTAATATTTTTGAAGATTTTTTACGAAACAAGTTTGGCATTAATTTTAAAAAATCGATAAATAAACACAATGAATGGGGGATTCGAAATGAAAAAAGGCATACAAATGTTTTTAAGCATTGGCTTTTCTATTGTCATGTTAGTGTTATTTGTCATTTTTATCATGAGAGATGATCATTATCGATACCCAATTGCGTTAGGTGGCATCGCTTGTGCGCTCGTTCCACTCATATTAGATAAGATTTTTAAAGTCCGATTTGCACTACCGTTTATTCTCTCTTATTTTGCTTTTTTAATAGGCTCATTATGTCTTGGTTCAATGCTCAGATTTTATCATTTAGGATGGTGGGATACGTTTTTACATTTTCTAAGTGGAACACTAGTCGCGTTTTTAGCAATTGAATTAATGGGAAAATTGACAACAAAACAGTCTCAGAGTGAAATGTCTGCTGGATTTATTTTTTTATTTGTATTTACTTTTGGCGTATTTTGCGGAGCCATGTGGGAAATTTGGGAATTCAGTAGCGATCAATTCCTTGGAACTAATACTCAAGGTGGAGGTAATTTTGACACAATGACAGATATAATTGCAGACTCAGTCGGCGCACTCATTATTGCATTTTGGAATGCTAGTAGATCGAGGAAAAAATAAGGTCATTTGGCTAAAATAAATCAAAATATAAATGACCTACGCGGAAAGGTAAAATTCCTTGTGGGTCACTTTTTTATTTCATTTTGCGTAAATCCCATTGTTAACCCTCCTCTATTATGTAAAAAATATATTAAACTCGTATGCATTTGGTATCGATACATACGAGATTTATAAACAAGTTTGCTAAAGAGTTATATGATTACTATGCAGATCAGGAGCATCATGAGAAAACCGCACAGATTTCAAAAACTCTAATAAAATAGTAAACTAACAAAAAAAGAGAAGGTTTTATCCCCTTCTCTTAACTTTTACTTATTCTTCATCTTCCCGCACATTATATGCCAAATTAAACAATTCAATCTGGCTATTATATTTTTCTTTTCCAATACCTTCTACATAGTGATAAACACCATTTTCATCTTGCTCACGTGCTTTTGCAGTATCGAAAAGCATCATAAGTAGAATGTTCATTATTCGCTTTTTTATATGGTCAGCAAATATCGGGAAAAAGATTTCAACACGTTTTTCCATATTACGAGTCATTAAATCCGCAGATGATAAAAAGATTTTCTGTTCTCCATTATGGTAGAAATAATAGATTCGACTATGTTCTAAAAATCGCCCGACAATACTAATGACACGAATATTTTCGCTTACACCCTTTAATTGTGGTCGTAAGCAACAAGTTCCTCGAACAATTAAATCAATCTTTACCCCAGCCTTTGACGCCTCATATAGCTTCATAATAATTTGCTTATCGGTTAAAGAATTCATTTTAGCAATTATTCGCCCATTGCCATACTGCCTATGAAATGCAATTTCCTCATCAATCATTCGAATAAAGTCGTGACGAATACTATAAGGAGCGACTGATAAATGCCTAAAGTCGGGTTTTTCCATGAATCCACTTAGAAAGTTAAAAAAATTTGTTGCATCTACCCCAATTTGACGATTAACAGTCATTAGTCCCATATCTGTATAAATTTTTGCAGTTGCATCGTTATAGTTACCGGTACCTAAATGGACAAATCGTTCAATTCTTCCATTCTTTTTACGAACAACAAGCGTGATTTTACTATGGGTTTTTAAATGAGTCATTCCATAAATAACATGGCAGCCTTCTTTTTCTAATTCCTTTGCCCAGTGCACATTGTTTTCTTCATCAAATCGAGCTTTTAACTCAACAAGAACAGTAACTTGCTTACCATTTTCCGCTGCACGTTTTAATGCCTCGATAATTGGGGAATCACCACTTACTCGATACAAAGTTTGTTTTATCGCTAGGACGCTTGGATCATTTGCGGCATCTAATACAAAATCTAATACCGGTTCAAATGATTCGTATGGATGATGTAGCAATATATCTTGTTCCATTATTTTTTCAAATATATCCTCATCGGATTCAAGATCTTGTGGAGGCTGTGGGATTAATGTTTCGTAAACCAAATGCTCTTTATATTTTTCTAATTCCTTATAAAAACTAAATAAAAATGTTAAATCTAACGGTCCATCTAGTTCATATACATCTTTTCCATGTACGTCTAGTTCTTCCAATAAATAGTTTAAAATGTAATCGCTCGCCCCAGATTGTCCTATTTCTAGTCGAACTGCCGAACCCCATTTTCGCTTTTTTAATTCTTTTTCTATTTCAAGAAGTAAGTCTCTAGCCCCTTCTTCATGAATTGTCATATCAGCATTTCTAGTAATTCGAAACTGCGCTACTTCTCGTACGATAAATCCTCGGAACAAAAGGTGGATATATGCAGTGATTGCATCTTCCAATAATATATAACAATGCTTTTCATCAAGTGTCGGTATTGATATAAATCTTTTTAATAATGAAGGTACTTGTACAATCGCAAATTTATTACGCTTTTCTTCTTCCTCTGCCAAGTCTTCTAAATAAACTGCCAAATTTAAACTTTTATTTAATAGCATTGGAAATGGTCTATACGCATCGATTGCCATAGGTGTAAGAACAGGAAGTACTTGTTCTTCAAAATATTGTTCTAAATATTTTTTTTGTCGATCACTAAGTTCATGATATTTTACTAAATGAACGTTCTCTTGTTTTAATTTTGGTATTAATGTTTCTCGGAAAGTTTTATATTGCAAATTCACTAGTTCATGACCAACTGTTGATATTTGTGAAAGCTGATGTTTTGGTGTTAAACCAGCCTTATTTTCTGGTTTATTAAACCCTGCTTTCACTTGATCCTTTAATCCAGCAACACGCACCATAAAAAACTCATCCAAATTCGAACTAAATATTGCCAAAAATTTCAAACGTTCAAGCAAAGGATTATGTACGTCCAAAGCTTCTTCTAAAACACGCTCATTAAAACCAAGCCAGCTTAATTCCCGATTATTATAATATTGTGGATCTGCTAACTCGATCTTCTTTTCCTTTACCTCTTTAGTCGCTATCATCATTTACACCCTTTTTTGATCATATTCTAGTTATAATTACTCTATTTTTAATTTATTTTTTCTACAAATTAATCCTACAATACTAAAATTTATGCAATATTAATAGAATGTTAAGTTATTGTAAATATATGAAAGAAATGTTATTTTTTACCATTCTTCTTATAAAGAAAACTAACCGATTGTCGAGCCTTTAGGTTAAGGCAGAGGATTAGTTGCACTTATACATCTACCTAAAATTGCTGATATTTCTTCACCGTTGCCAATTTATACTTTCTTAATGTATAACAAAAAAGCACAATCCGATTACTCAGATTTGTGCTCTTCGAAAAAAATTCGTATTGTCTTATTTAATAATTTTTCTAATTGTTTTTTACTTTTTTCGGCTTCTATTTCTTCAGCAGTCGAATCACCTAAACATTTAAGTAGCAAAATACGATCCTCGCCATTTACTTTAAGTTCAATATTCTTCACAGCTTCTCTCTTTGATGCGTTTAAACTATTAGCAAATTTTAAAAGAATCCCTAAAAATCGTAAATTCTTAAGTTCGTCTGATATAAACCAATCAAGAAACGGTTTACTATATTGCTTAAAGCTATTTTTATTTTTATAAGAAGCTATCAATGCTATTTTTATACGCTCTTTATGACTCAATCCTTCAATTGTACGATTAGCTAATAAATAGAACGTATGCTGACTACTTGATTCTTCTTCAATGTATTGCCCAATATTATAAACTCGTGCCGCTAGATTTAAATCTAATAAATCTTTAGGGCTTAGCGTGTATAGGTTAGCTTTACTAATTTGTTCTACTAATTGATTTACTAAAATCTTTATATGATTTACGTGATTACTATTTATATCATAATCTTGTTCTAAATCGCTAAAACTTTTATCCAGTACGCAAGGAAGCAATTTTCTTCCATTTAAAAGAAACTCTTCTATAAAGATCCCGTCTCTTAAACCTTTATTACTTAGAATAAAGTTCTTAGCATTTACGATTGAATAAAGCTCTTTAAAAACTTCAATTGCTGGAAGAATAATATCAACACGATCTTTTGATAAACCTTCAATTCTTAGAAAATCATCAAATGACAATGTTGAGAGGTGATTTTTAATATAGTTAATTTCTTCAAAATTCAACTCATATTGATGTATACCTGAGATTGGATAATCAACTAAACTTTGATGAATTTGCACTACATTACGTGCACTTCCTCCAATAGCAACAATTGGAACCTTCTTACCTCTGAGCCACTCTAATGATTCAAATTGCTTTTGTAAGTATTGTGTAAGTTCTTTCATTTCCTCAATAGTTGGAATATCATTGGATACAAAATCCTGTTTCAATGATAATGCACCAAATGGAAAACTATGATAATGAATCAGATCTCGATTCTTAAAATAAGTTACCTCAGTGCTACCTCCACCAATATCAATTGTAACTCCCTCATGTATTGGAGTAGAATTTACAACAGCAAGAAATCCATAAAATGCTTCTTCATACCCCGACAAAACTTGTAGTGTAAAATCAGTTTCATCTGCAACTAGTTTTATTATCTCATCTCGATTAATAGCCTGTCTAATCGTTGCAGTCGCAACACATTTAATCTGATTAATTTTATGATGACGAGTAATCTCTTGAAACATTAGAAGTGTTTTAAGTAGAATATTGACGCCTTCATTGTTCAAGATTTCTTTATCATTTAAATATTTACGTAATCGAGCTACCGTTTTAATATTCTCGACTTCTTTTATACGACCGCTTTTACTTTGTTCATAAATAACAAGTCTCATTGTATTCGAGCCTATATCAATGATCGCGTATTTCTCTTTCAATATATTATCATCCTTTATTTAAAAATTTAGTTAACTTTCTATTTCCTTCATTATATCAATAGATAGGGACTAAACTCACTTCCCTAAGTCAAATCATACTTTAGACCCAATTATTCTTACATTCAATTTACATAAAAATAACAAAAAATAAATAAACCCTGACTATTTTAAAATAATCAGGGTTTAAATGAACTTACTTTATAATTTTGCTTCGATTACGGCATTTTTCACGATTTTGAACATCGGTACCATAATGATAATTCCAATAACAAACAATAATGCTGAAACTTGATAAATAGAAACTAATGAAAAATGTTCCTTTAGTACTCCTGCTAAGCTCATAGTAATGACCATAGCCCCCATAAATAAAGGTGTTAGTATACCGTTCACTCTACCTACAAACTTTTCATCAGTATTTTTTAAAATAATTGTATTAATACCGATATGCAGTGCAGGCATAAACAACCCGATAAAAAATTCGGATAATAGCGTTAGCCAAAATACTTCAGACCAACCTATAACAAAGATCCCAATTGCATTAACTGCCATACCAATTAATAATAAAACATGCGGTGCTACCTTATTAGAAATTACCATAATTAGGCCACCACCAATAATCATTGCGGCACCATTTGCAGCGAATAACCATTGCAAATATCCCTTATCTAGTCCTAGTCGTTCCGTTACTAAAAAAATTGCTAGTGGATGAATAAGACCTATTCCTAATCCTGCTGCTGTAAATACTCCTCCTAAATAGACTAGTATTTTTCTAGACCAAACGTATTGGAATCCTAGCTTCATCTCTTCTACTAATGATGAAGTATGCTCTGATTTTTCTTCTTCTTGGTCTTTCGGTAACCTTGTTAACACTAAAGCTGACATAAGAAAAACTATACCTACAATCGCCATCGAAACATGCATCCCAGCTTGCTGAAAGACAAAAGTACCTAGAACTGGTCCTAAAATCATAAAAACTGCCATCATTGTTTGAAAGATGGACATACCAGCTTGCATTTGCTCACCTGGTACATGAACTTTAAATAATTTCATATTAGAAGGCTGAGAAAACTGAGACAATATCGCTGAAACTAATGTAGCAAAAAATATAAACTTCCAGCTTCCATATAATAGGGCAATCAGTATAACAAAAATAGATGCAGCACTTAAAAGATCACACCACACCATAGTACGCTTTGGTTTCCAACGATCGGCGAAGGTTCCACCGATAAAAGAAAAAATAAAAATCGGCGCAAATTCAGCAACTGAAATAAGTGATACAGCTGTTGCATCGCCTTTTGTCTTTTCCACAACAAATAATAAGATTGCAAAATTGCGAATCCAAATACCTACTTGAATAAACAAACCTGCTGCAAGAATTGTCTGGATGAAAGGATTTTTTAGCAAAGAAGCCATTGAAGGATTTGAAGCTGTTGAAGTAGTTGTATTCATTTGTTCCCCTCTCTTATTTTTAATACACTCCAATTTTCAATAAAAATTTATGACGAATGAACTACTATTTATAAGAACATATATTCTTATTTTAACATTAGGATTCTTTAATAATCAATCTTTTATTTTGATATACTCACTTTTTTTGATCAAAAGGACAGATACGAAAAAAATCGAAATAAAAAAAAGAGAAGGTGACGAACCTTCTCTTTTTACGTGTCTATAATGGATTATTTTTTTGTTAATGCACTTAGTTTTGGTTAAATTATTTTCTTAAGTTGTAGAAAGATTTTAATCCTTGGTATACTGCGCTATCGCCTAACTCGTCTTGAATACGTAATAATTGATTGTATTTAGCAATACGGTCTGTACGAGAAGCAGAACCAGTTTTGATTTGACCAGCATTTGTAGCTACTGCGATATCAGCGATTGTGCTGTCTTCAGTTTCACCTGAACGGTGAGAAACTACAGCTGTGTAACCAGCACGTTTAGCCATTTCGATTGCATCGAAAGTTTCAGTTAATGTACCGATTTGGTTAACTTTAATAAGGATTGAGTTAGCGATACCTTTTTCAATACCTTCAGCTAATTTTTTAGTGTTTGTAACGAATAAATCGTCACCTACTAATTGAACTCGGTTACCTAAACGTTCTGTTAATAATTTGTGACCATCCCAGTCGTTTTCATCTAAACCATCTTCAATTGAAAGAATTGGGAAGTCGTTGCAAAGTTGCTCATAGAAATCAACCATTTCAGCTGAAGATACGCCAGTACGTCCTTCGCCTGCAAGATCGTATTTACCAGTTTCTTTGTTGAAGAATTCTGAAGAAGCAACATCCATTCCTAAGAATACTTGTTCGCCAGCTTTGTAACCAGCTTTATCAATTGCTTCCATGATTACTTCTAAAGCTTCACGGTTTGAACCAAGGTTTGGAGCGAATCCACCTTCGTCACCTACAGCAGTGTTTAAACCTTTGTCATGTAAAACAGCTTTAAGGTTGTGGAAGATTTCAGTACCCATACGGATTGCTTCTTTAAAGCTATCAGCACCAACAGGTAAGATCATGAATTCTTGGAAATCAACGTTATTATCAGCATGAGAACCACCATTGATGATGTTCATCATTGGAACTGGTAATTGCTTCGCGTTAAATCCACCAAGGTATTGGTATAATGGTAAACCTAATTCATCAGCTGCTGCACGAGCTACTGCCATAGATACACCAAGGATTGCGTTAGCACCTAATTTACCTTTGTTTTCAGTACCATCTACTTCAATCATACGACGGTCGATTGAAACTTGGTCAGTTACTTCGTATCCAACGATTTCTTCAGCTAAAATATCATTAACGTTTGATACAGCTTTCTCAACACCTTTACCAAGGTAACGAGATTTGTCACCATCACGTAATTCAACTGCTTCGTATTCACCAGTTGAAGCACCACTTGGTACTAATGCACGGCCAAAACCGCCATCTTCTGTATAAACTTCTACTTCTACAGTAGGGTTACCACGAGAATCTAATACTTCGCGAGCATAAATATCAATAATCATTGACATAGAAAAATCTCTCCTTTTATTGCGTTTATACGCATAATTTGTAACTTATATATATAACTGTTCACTTATTTAATAAGTGATTTACCAGTCATTTCTTTTGGTTGTTCTACTTTTAATAAAGCAAGAACTGTTGGAGCTAAATCACCTAAAATACCATCTTCACGTAACGTAATACCTTCTTCAGTTACAATAACTGGTACAGGGTTAGTCGTGTGAGCTGTCATAGGTTCACCCTCAGGTGTAATTTCCTCATCAGCATTTCCATGATCAGCTGTAATGATTGCTTTTCCGCCTTTTGCAAGAATTGCATCAACTACTTCTCCTAAACATTCATCAACTGCCTCAATTGCTTTAATTGTCGGCTCAAGTTTACCTGAATGTCCAACCATATCTGGATTTGCAAAGTTTAAAATAATTACGTCATGCTTATCTGCGGCAATTTCTTTTAATAGCGCATCTCTTACTTCATAAGCACTCATTTCGGGTTGTAAATCGTATGTTGCTACTTTTGGCGAGTTGATCAAAATACGTTCCTCACCTGGGAATTGCGCTTCACGGCCACCACTAAAGAAGAATGTAACATGCGGGTATTTTTCCGTTTCAGCAATACGTAATTGATTTAAGTTATTTTGAGCAAGCACTTCACCTAAAGTGTTATCAAGGTTAGTTGGTTTAAATGCCACATAGCCTTGTACTGTTTCGCTAAAATGTGTTAAACAAACGAAATGAACATTTTTCGGGAACTTACTTCCACGATCAAAGTC from Arthrobacter citreus encodes the following:
- the secG gene encoding preprotein translocase subunit SecG — encoded protein: MHTFLSVLLIIVSVLMIVLVLLQSSKSNGLSGAISGGAEQLFGKQKARGFELVLQRITVVVAVLFFILTIAVTYFKL
- a CDS encoding alpha/beta hydrolase, with translation MNNWEGLISAKDRTKIYLRKYIPAEPIAVIQIVHGMAEHGGAYEKFIEYLVHNQFAVFIHDQRGHGKTAVIEDDLGFFGEEIGWEEVAKDIIFISKMIRKELKDIPLILFGHSMGSYLSRRVVQLKGNLYDGLIISGTGCDPGMLRKLGVFVSSAEAFLIGASKRSKVLDFLTFGNFNNHFKFPKTRYDWLTRDEAEIERYLKDPFCGFICSSSFYRELLRGIGTIHRKAEIKKTPTSLPIYIFSGDKDPVGQNGVGVKKVYQLYKDNGCTNVKLKLYEEGRHEMLHEINKDEVHHDVKTWIDETIINQ
- a CDS encoding RNA degradosome polyphosphate kinase; the encoded protein is MMIATKEVKEKKIELADPQYYNNRELSWLGFNERVLEEALDVHNPLLERLKFLAIFSSNLDEFFMVRVAGLKDQVKAGFNKPENKAGLTPKHQLSQISTVGHELVNLQYKTFRETLIPKLKQENVHLVKYHELSDRQKKYLEQYFEEQVLPVLTPMAIDAYRPFPMLLNKSLNLAVYLEDLAEEEEKRNKFAIVQVPSLLKRFISIPTLDEKHCYILLEDAITAYIHLLFRGFIVREVAQFRITRNADMTIHEEGARDLLLEIEKELKKRKWGSAVRLEIGQSGASDYILNYLLEELDVHGKDVYELDGPLDLTFLFSFYKELEKYKEHLVYETLIPQPPQDLESDEDIFEKIMEQDILLHHPYESFEPVLDFVLDAANDPSVLAIKQTLYRVSGDSPIIEALKRAAENGKQVTVLVELKARFDEENNVHWAKELEKEGCHVIYGMTHLKTHSKITLVVRKKNGRIERFVHLGTGNYNDATAKIYTDMGLMTVNRQIGVDATNFFNFLSGFMEKPDFRHLSVAPYSIRHDFIRMIDEEIAFHRQYGNGRIIAKMNSLTDKQIIMKLYEASKAGVKIDLIVRGTCCLRPQLKGVSENIRVISIVGRFLEHSRIYYFYHNGEQKIFLSSADLMTRNMEKRVEIFFPIFADHIKKRIMNILLMMLFDTAKAREQDENGVYHYVEGIGKEKYNSQIELFNLAYNVREDEE
- a CDS encoding Ppx/GppA family phosphatase — encoded protein: MRLVIYEQSKSGRIKEVENIKTVARLRKYLNDKEILNNEGVNILLKTLLMFQEITRHHKINQIKCVATATIRQAINRDEIIKLVADETDFTLQVLSGYEEAFYGFLAVVNSTPIHEGVTIDIGGGSTEVTYFKNRDLIHYHSFPFGALSLKQDFVSNDIPTIEEMKELTQYLQKQFESLEWLRGKKVPIVAIGGSARNVVQIHQSLVDYPISGIHQYELNFEEINYIKNHLSTLSFDDFLRIEGLSKDRVDIILPAIEVFKELYSIVNAKNFILSNKGLRDGIFIEEFLLNGRKLLPCVLDKSFSDLEQDYDINSNHVNHIKILVNQLVEQISKANLYTLSPKDLLDLNLAARVYNIGQYIEEESSSQHTFYLLANRTIEGLSHKERIKIALIASYKNKNSFKQYSKPFLDWFISDELKNLRFLGILLKFANSLNASKREAVKNIELKVNGEDRILLLKCLGDSTAEEIEAEKSKKQLEKLLNKTIRIFFEEHKSE
- a CDS encoding MFS transporter; translation: MNTTTSTASNPSMASLLKNPFIQTILAAGLFIQVGIWIRNFAILLFVVEKTKGDATAVSLISVAEFAPIFIFSFIGGTFADRWKPKRTMVWCDLLSAASIFVILIALLYGSWKFIFFATLVSAILSQFSQPSNMKLFKVHVPGEQMQAGMSIFQTMMAVFMILGPVLGTFVFQQAGMHVSMAIVGIVFLMSALVLTRLPKDQEEEKSEHTSSLVEEMKLGFQYVWSRKILVYLGGVFTAAGLGIGLIHPLAIFLVTERLGLDKGYLQWLFAANGAAMIIGGGLIMVISNKVAPHVLLLIGMAVNAIGIFVIGWSEVFWLTLLSEFFIGLFMPALHIGINTIILKNTDEKFVGRVNGILTPLFMGAMVITMSLAGVLKEHFSLVSIYQVSALLFVIGIIIMVPMFKIVKNAVIEAKL
- the eno gene encoding phosphopyruvate hydratase; its protein translation is MSMIIDIYAREVLDSRGNPTVEVEVYTEDGGFGRALVPSGASTGEYEAVELRDGDKSRYLGKGVEKAVSNVNDILAEEIVGYEVTDQVSIDRRMIEVDGTENKGKLGANAILGVSMAVARAAADELGLPLYQYLGGFNAKQLPVPMMNIINGGSHADNNVDFQEFMILPVGADSFKEAIRMGTEIFHNLKAVLHDKGLNTAVGDEGGFAPNLGSNREALEVIMEAIDKAGYKAGEQVFLGMDVASSEFFNKETGKYDLAGEGRTGVSSAEMVDFYEQLCNDFPILSIEDGLDENDWDGHKLLTERLGNRVQLVGDDLFVTNTKKLAEGIEKGIANSILIKVNQIGTLTETFDAIEMAKRAGYTAVVSHRSGETEDSTIADIAVATNAGQIKTGSASRTDRIAKYNQLLRIQDELGDSAVYQGLKSFYNLRK